The Megachile rotundata isolate GNS110a chromosome 11, iyMegRotu1, whole genome shotgun sequence genome includes a region encoding these proteins:
- the PGAP5 gene encoding per1-like protein PGAP5 isoform X3 produces the protein MFIADTHLLGSRNGHWFDKLKREWQMYRAFQTMITLHEPDIIFILGDIFDEGQWSSSTEFNQSIQRFHSIFSVPKNTYLYVVAGNHDIGFHYAITPYLNQRFVDGLKSSSVKRVSIRGNHFVLINSMALEGDGCFLCRPTEIALNKIAAHLKCAKGMASNCEKSNVISRYSRPIILQHYPMYRESDEICNEPDEAPEEIKNIKFRERWECLSKEASEQLLDILNPRLIVDGHTHHGCRRIHRQDILEFTIPSFSWRNKDNPSLLLGVFTPNNYSVSKCYMPVESTEIKIYIISIVCIFIYFIIKCKLRQSRYYFVKFH, from the exons ATGTTTATTGCAGACACTCACTTATTAGGGTCCAGAAATGGACATTGGTTTGATAAGTTAAAAAG AGAATGGCAGATGTACAGAGCATTCCAAACTATGATTACACTTCATGAACcagatataatatttatattgg GTGATATATTTGATGAAGGGCAATGGAGCAGTTCTACAGAATTTAATCAGTCTATACAAAGATTTCATTCAATATTTTCAGTACCTAAGAATACGTATCTCTATGTTGTTGCTGGCAATCATGATATTGGATTCCATTATG cgATTACGCCATACTTGAATCAACGATTTGTAGACGGTTTGAAATCGTCGAGTGTAAAAAGAGTTAGTATAAGGGGGAatcattttgttttaattaatagtATGGCGCTAGAAGGAGATGGATGTTTTTTGTGTCGCCCTACAGAAATTGCATTAAACAAAATTGCTG CACATTTGAAGTGTGCAAAGGGTATGGCAAGTAATTGCGAGAAAAGTAATGTAATATCAAGATACAGTAGACCAATTATTTTACAG CATTATCCAATGTATCGAGAGTCAGATGAAATTTGTAATGAACCCGACGAAGCACCggaggaaataaaaaatatcaagtttagGGAAAGATGGGAGTGTTTATCCAAGGAAGCATCTGAACAA TTGTTAGATATATTGAATCCAAGACTGATTGTTGATGGACATACTCACCATGGTTGCAGAAGAATACATAGACAAGATATATTAGAGTTCACAATACCATCGTTTAGTTGGCGAAATAAAGACAATCCATCACTTTTACTA GGTGTGTTCACTCCTAATAATTATTCTGTATCAAAATGTTATATGCCTGTGGAGTctactgaaattaaaatttatattatcagcATAGTATGcatttttatatactttattataaaatgcaaGCTAAGACAAAGTCGATATTATTTCGTGAAATTTCActag
- the PGAP5 gene encoding per1-like protein PGAP5 isoform X2: MLDTRAFSYKRCFIEAAIALCSWPSLDPRKIDVTIPRTKPEETPVHAMFIADTHLLGSRNGHWFDKLKREWQMYRAFQTMITLHEPDIIFILGDIFDEGQWSSSTEFNQSIQRFHSIFSVPKNTYLYVVAGNHDIGFHYAITPYLNQRFVDGLKSSSVKRVSIRGNHFVLINSMALEGDGCFLCRPTEIALNKIAAHLKCAKGMASNCEKSNVISRYSRPIILQHYPMYRESDEICNEPDEAPEEIKNIKFRERWECLSKEASEQLLDILNPRLIVDGHTHHGCRRIHRQDILEFTIPSFSWRNKDNPSLLLGVFTPNNYSVSKCYMPVESTEIKIYIISIVCIFIYFIIKCKLRQSRYYFVKFH; encoded by the exons ATGCTAGATACTAGAGCATTTTCGTATAAGAGATGTTTCATCGAAGCTGCTATAGCATTA TGCTCATGGCCTAGTTTGGATCCACGTAAAATTGATGTAACAATTCCTCGAACAAAACCAGAAGAAACTCCTGTACATGCAATGTTTATTGCAGACACTCACTTATTAGGGTCCAGAAATGGACATTGGTTTGATAAGTTAAAAAG AGAATGGCAGATGTACAGAGCATTCCAAACTATGATTACACTTCATGAACcagatataatatttatattgg GTGATATATTTGATGAAGGGCAATGGAGCAGTTCTACAGAATTTAATCAGTCTATACAAAGATTTCATTCAATATTTTCAGTACCTAAGAATACGTATCTCTATGTTGTTGCTGGCAATCATGATATTGGATTCCATTATG cgATTACGCCATACTTGAATCAACGATTTGTAGACGGTTTGAAATCGTCGAGTGTAAAAAGAGTTAGTATAAGGGGGAatcattttgttttaattaatagtATGGCGCTAGAAGGAGATGGATGTTTTTTGTGTCGCCCTACAGAAATTGCATTAAACAAAATTGCTG CACATTTGAAGTGTGCAAAGGGTATGGCAAGTAATTGCGAGAAAAGTAATGTAATATCAAGATACAGTAGACCAATTATTTTACAG CATTATCCAATGTATCGAGAGTCAGATGAAATTTGTAATGAACCCGACGAAGCACCggaggaaataaaaaatatcaagtttagGGAAAGATGGGAGTGTTTATCCAAGGAAGCATCTGAACAA TTGTTAGATATATTGAATCCAAGACTGATTGTTGATGGACATACTCACCATGGTTGCAGAAGAATACATAGACAAGATATATTAGAGTTCACAATACCATCGTTTAGTTGGCGAAATAAAGACAATCCATCACTTTTACTA GGTGTGTTCACTCCTAATAATTATTCTGTATCAAAATGTTATATGCCTGTGGAGTctactgaaattaaaatttatattatcagcATAGTATGcatttttatatactttattataaaatgcaaGCTAAGACAAAGTCGATATTATTTCGTGAAATTTCActag
- the PGAP5 gene encoding per1-like protein PGAP5 isoform X1 → MLDTRAFSYKRCFIEAAIALVCVFVFCEYLIYYFVLIQCSWPSLDPRKIDVTIPRTKPEETPVHAMFIADTHLLGSRNGHWFDKLKREWQMYRAFQTMITLHEPDIIFILGDIFDEGQWSSSTEFNQSIQRFHSIFSVPKNTYLYVVAGNHDIGFHYAITPYLNQRFVDGLKSSSVKRVSIRGNHFVLINSMALEGDGCFLCRPTEIALNKIAAHLKCAKGMASNCEKSNVISRYSRPIILQHYPMYRESDEICNEPDEAPEEIKNIKFRERWECLSKEASEQLLDILNPRLIVDGHTHHGCRRIHRQDILEFTIPSFSWRNKDNPSLLLGVFTPNNYSVSKCYMPVESTEIKIYIISIVCIFIYFIIKCKLRQSRYYFVKFH, encoded by the exons ATGCTAGATACTAGAGCATTTTCGTATAAGAGATGTTTCATCGAAGCTGCTATAGCATTAGTATGTGTATTTGTTTTCTGCgaatatttgatatattattttgtgCTTATTCAG TGCTCATGGCCTAGTTTGGATCCACGTAAAATTGATGTAACAATTCCTCGAACAAAACCAGAAGAAACTCCTGTACATGCAATGTTTATTGCAGACACTCACTTATTAGGGTCCAGAAATGGACATTGGTTTGATAAGTTAAAAAG AGAATGGCAGATGTACAGAGCATTCCAAACTATGATTACACTTCATGAACcagatataatatttatattgg GTGATATATTTGATGAAGGGCAATGGAGCAGTTCTACAGAATTTAATCAGTCTATACAAAGATTTCATTCAATATTTTCAGTACCTAAGAATACGTATCTCTATGTTGTTGCTGGCAATCATGATATTGGATTCCATTATG cgATTACGCCATACTTGAATCAACGATTTGTAGACGGTTTGAAATCGTCGAGTGTAAAAAGAGTTAGTATAAGGGGGAatcattttgttttaattaatagtATGGCGCTAGAAGGAGATGGATGTTTTTTGTGTCGCCCTACAGAAATTGCATTAAACAAAATTGCTG CACATTTGAAGTGTGCAAAGGGTATGGCAAGTAATTGCGAGAAAAGTAATGTAATATCAAGATACAGTAGACCAATTATTTTACAG CATTATCCAATGTATCGAGAGTCAGATGAAATTTGTAATGAACCCGACGAAGCACCggaggaaataaaaaatatcaagtttagGGAAAGATGGGAGTGTTTATCCAAGGAAGCATCTGAACAA TTGTTAGATATATTGAATCCAAGACTGATTGTTGATGGACATACTCACCATGGTTGCAGAAGAATACATAGACAAGATATATTAGAGTTCACAATACCATCGTTTAGTTGGCGAAATAAAGACAATCCATCACTTTTACTA GGTGTGTTCACTCCTAATAATTATTCTGTATCAAAATGTTATATGCCTGTGGAGTctactgaaattaaaatttatattatcagcATAGTATGcatttttatatactttattataaaatgcaaGCTAAGACAAAGTCGATATTATTTCGTGAAATTTCActag